A genome region from Myxocyprinus asiaticus isolate MX2 ecotype Aquarium Trade chromosome 12, UBuf_Myxa_2, whole genome shotgun sequence includes the following:
- the LOC127448962 gene encoding sphingomyelin phosphodiesterase 2-like, whose amino-acid sequence MPTSAPIRLRVFSLNCWGIRFLSKHCVERFILIGNLLNKEELDIALLQEVWCEKDFLFLKKKLGSVYPYSHYFKSGFIGSGLAVFSKHRIHEAFLYRYSLNGYPYMAQHGDWFGGKAVGKILITVCGLTVHVFVTHLHAEYCRDRDSYLPHRVVQAWELQQFVRHTCAGADVVILGGDLNMQPDDLGTRLLRNCTGLKDCFNEAASFDGCEGGNTHITENPFTNTEELIPYGGGIRIDYILFKGSGQADVSCESLSTTKGPVPGQPFPFSDHEALTAEFLLTPTKKGHGCSERESGCAEDKLPELVNTVNEARTEVKVGLHCAERMRHTAARTGIMGLVLLLLELAIAAVPIFALGAEQPFPKASFYLLGALCFAILLCTLLLYIFYSMEVKALQGAEDQMRLSLGSLQESLKVSPKGLSSDLFRNPLDAQDPATLEPDN is encoded by the exons ATGCCAACATCTGCACCAATCAGATTACGCGTATTCTCTCTCAACTGCTG GGGGATCAGATTCCTCAGTAAACACTGCGTAGAGCGTTTCATTTTGATCGGAAATCTGCTGAATAAAGAGGAGCTTGATATCGCATTATTGCAAGAG GTGTGGTGTGAGAAAGACTTTCTCTTTCTAAAGAAGAAGCTTGGCAGTGTTTATCCCTATTCACATTATTTTAAAAG TGGATTTATAGGGAGCGGTCTGGCCGTTTTCTCCAAACACAGAATTCATGAAGCTTTCCTGTACAGATACTCATTAAATGGCTATCCTTACATG GCCCAACACGGAGACTGGTTCGGTGGCAAGGCCGTCGGCAAGATCTTGATCACTGTCTGTGGGCTGACAGTTCATGTCTTTGTCACTCAT TTGCATGCAGAGTACTGCCGAGACAGAGACTCGTATCTGCCGCACAGAGTTGTGCAGGCATGGGAGCTACAACAGTTCGTAAG GCATACTTGTGCTGGAGCAGATGTGGTGATCCTGGGCGGAGATTTAAACATGCAGCCGGACGATCTCGGTACCAGACTGTTGCGGAACTGCACGGGACTAAAGGATTGTTTCAATGAGGCTGCCAGCTTTGAT GGATGCGAGGGGGGAAACACACACATAACTGAGAATCCTTTCACAAATACTGAGGAACTCATTCCATATGGTGGAGGAATTCGGATAGACTACATCTTGTTTAAG GGATCTGGGCAAGCAGATGTGAGTTGTGAGTCTTTGTCCACTACCAAGGGTCCTGTTCCTGGGCAACCCTTCCCTTTCTCTGACCATGAGGCTCTTACTGCCGAATTCCTGCTTACTCCCACTAAAAAGGGCCATGGATGCTCAGAGAGAGAATCTGGCTGTGCTGAAG ATAAGCTTCCCGAGCTGGTAAATACAGTAAATGAAGCTCGTACTGAAGTGAAGGTGGGTCTACACTGTGCTGAGCGCATGCGCCACACTGCGGCTCGTACCGGCATCATGGGTCTTGTCTTGTTACTACTTGAGCTAGCAATCGCTGCTGTGCCCATATTTGCCCTGGGAGCTGAACAGCCATTCCCTAAAGCCTCCTTTTACCTGTTGGGGGCACTGTGCTTTGCTATTCTACTCTGCACATTGCTGCTGTACATCTTCTACAGCATGGAGGTGAAGGCATTGCAAGGAGCTGAGGACCAGATGAGGTTGTCATTGGGTAGCCTTCAGGAAAGTCTTAAGGTGTCCCCCAAGGGTCTGTCCTCGGACCTTTTTCGAAATCCACTAGATGCTCAGGACCCTGCTACTTTGGAGCCAGATAACTAA